Proteins encoded in a region of the Caballeronia sp. M1242 genome:
- a CDS encoding sigma-54-dependent Fis family transcriptional regulator, translating into MQDEIREIAGIPDERENGWLIPAIRNAHQRSETFGLHASTRPDYDVLPHADLLLKLEQNRVLCAHATPVMESLREQIVNTQSMIVLTDAQGLILHSTGDDDFLARAEKVALRPGANWAEERQGTNAIGTAIAERSATVVHGDQHYLAANRFLTCSSVPILDPYGDLIGVLDVTGDHRSYHRHTMALARMSVQMIENHLFSSTFQGTMQISFHGRPEFLGTLMEGMMAFTFDGRFLSANRSAQFQFGLPLSALRAHTLSSLFGLTSAQLIDRSQSSRAPHISLNLNNGTVVCARVRLDRAPFADATTPAARPAPRALVTHEPSSKLASLETGDAKIAAVIGKVRKVIGKGIPILITGETGTGKEVLAQAIHGDSPRRGGPFIAVNCASIPENLIESELFGYEEGAFTGARRKGAAGKVLQANGGTLFLDEIGDMPYHLQVRLLRVLQERVIDPLGSSKSIPVDVAIICATHRNLREMIAQNTFREDLYYRLNGLVVKLPPLRERTDLSVVITNMMRTLSTDEGCNSRLSIDDDVMALFERYAWPGNFRQLCNVLRTAAAMVDDDGCIRREHLPEDFFDDLGAHTPAISEASTASAFDCERLQEVTVAVIAAALARHHGNVSAAARALGISRNTIYRKMPGCSIMER; encoded by the coding sequence ATGCAAGACGAGATCCGCGAGATCGCGGGCATCCCCGATGAAAGGGAGAACGGCTGGCTCATCCCGGCGATCCGCAACGCGCATCAGCGATCGGAGACGTTCGGCCTCCACGCTTCGACGCGCCCCGACTACGACGTCCTACCTCACGCCGACCTGCTGCTCAAGCTCGAGCAAAACCGCGTGCTATGCGCGCACGCGACCCCAGTCATGGAGAGCCTGCGCGAGCAGATCGTCAATACGCAAAGCATGATCGTCCTCACGGACGCGCAAGGCTTGATTCTCCATTCCACCGGAGACGACGACTTCCTAGCGCGCGCCGAGAAAGTCGCGCTCAGGCCCGGAGCGAACTGGGCGGAAGAGCGGCAAGGCACGAATGCGATCGGCACCGCGATTGCCGAGCGCTCGGCCACCGTCGTGCACGGCGACCAGCACTATCTCGCGGCCAATCGTTTCCTCACATGTTCGAGCGTGCCGATCCTCGATCCGTATGGCGATCTGATCGGCGTGCTCGACGTAACGGGCGATCATCGCAGCTACCATCGTCACACGATGGCGCTCGCGCGCATGTCGGTGCAGATGATCGAAAACCACCTGTTCTCAAGTACTTTTCAGGGCACGATGCAGATCTCCTTTCATGGCCGGCCCGAATTTCTCGGCACGCTCATGGAAGGCATGATGGCGTTCACCTTCGATGGCCGCTTCCTGTCGGCTAACCGCAGCGCACAATTCCAGTTCGGCCTGCCGCTGTCGGCGTTGCGCGCGCATACGCTTTCCTCGCTTTTCGGCCTGACAAGCGCGCAATTGATCGATCGTTCGCAATCGAGCCGCGCGCCGCATATCTCGCTCAACCTCAACAACGGCACCGTCGTGTGCGCGCGCGTGCGCCTCGACCGCGCGCCCTTCGCCGACGCGACGACTCCCGCCGCGCGGCCTGCCCCGCGCGCGCTCGTTACTCATGAGCCGTCATCCAAGCTCGCATCGCTCGAGACGGGCGATGCCAAGATCGCGGCCGTAATCGGCAAGGTGCGTAAGGTCATCGGCAAGGGTATTCCCATCCTCATCACCGGGGAAACGGGCACGGGCAAAGAAGTGCTCGCGCAAGCCATTCACGGCGATTCGCCGCGTCGCGGAGGGCCATTCATCGCGGTGAACTGCGCATCGATCCCGGAAAACCTGATCGAATCCGAACTGTTCGGATACGAGGAAGGGGCATTCACGGGCGCGCGGCGCAAAGGCGCGGCCGGTAAGGTGCTTCAGGCGAACGGCGGGACGCTTTTCCTCGATGAAATCGGCGACATGCCTTATCACTTGCAAGTACGGCTGCTGCGCGTGCTGCAGGAGCGCGTGATCGATCCGCTCGGATCCAGCAAGTCCATACCGGTGGACGTGGCGATCATCTGCGCCACGCACCGCAATCTGCGCGAGATGATCGCTCAGAACACCTTTCGCGAAGATCTGTACTACCGGCTCAACGGGCTTGTCGTCAAGCTGCCGCCCTTGCGCGAACGCACGGACCTCTCCGTGGTCATCACGAACATGATGCGGACGTTGAGCACCGACGAAGGATGCAACAGTCGTCTGTCCATCGATGACGACGTCATGGCACTGTTCGAGCGCTACGCCTGGCCGGGAAACTTCAGGCAGTTGTGCAACGTGCTACGCACCGCCGCCGCGATGGTCGACGACGATGGCTGCATTCGCCGCGAGCATCTTCCCGAAGATTTCTTCGATGACCTGGGCGCCCATACGCCGGCCATCAGCGAAGCAAGCACTGCATCGGCATTCGATTGTGAACGGCTTCAGGAGGTCACCGTGGCCGTCATCGCCGCAGCACTTGCGCGTCATCATGGCAATGTATCGGCCGCCGCGCGGGCGCTCGGGATCTCACGCAACACTATCTATCGCAAGATGCCCGGCTGTTCAATCATGGAGCGGTGA
- the pqqA gene encoding pyrroloquinoline quinone precursor peptide PqqA — translation MQWTKPAFTDLRFGFEITMYIATR, via the coding sequence ATGCAATGGACTAAGCCTGCCTTCACCGATCTGCGCTTCGGGTTCGAAATCACGATGTATATCGCCACGCGCTGA
- a CDS encoding methanol/ethanol family PQQ-dependent dehydrogenase has translation MMNRPVPAMRSAALAAAAAATLALAQHQAIAADTTPAQYASVTYERLTSAQDDPGWLTYYRTYNGHAHSPLKQIDTSNVKDLKQAWSYKFPADLQQGFEATPIVNGRFLFVTTPKDNVYAFDAATGKQLWKYEPHLEATSFKTACCDVVNRGVALYGKNVYVAMLSGEVAALDAQTGALVWKKAMFDPGTGYAFSLAPLALDGALVVGSSGGEYGARGFIAALDPNDGKVLWKRFTVPGAKEPGGDTWPDGMQEHGGAPAWLTGTYDAVSKTLYWGVGNPGPWLADLRPGDNLYSDSLLALDPKTGDLKWHYQYTTHDTWDYDGVNTPVLANVKYQGKDYDAIIHADRNGFFHAIDRSNGKLIYARPFVKATSVTGYTADGKPVQDAARYPKTGTTIETCPSFLGGKNWWSVSYDPETHLAIVPALHACMSLSGKSVNYMEGLPYLGEGFEIKPEPGSKGYGELQAIDVNTGKKVWSYWTELPWNGGVATTAGGLAFSGSLDGHLLAFDEKTGKVLWKSPKLASGIIAQPSVYEIDGKEYVAILAGYGGANPIWGGPMAKAADKVPRGGTLYVFALNRT, from the coding sequence ATGATGAACCGACCGGTCCCGGCAATGCGCTCTGCGGCCCTTGCAGCAGCGGCCGCAGCGACACTCGCTTTAGCACAGCATCAGGCCATCGCGGCGGACACCACGCCGGCGCAGTACGCCAGCGTGACCTATGAACGCCTGACGAGCGCGCAAGACGATCCGGGCTGGCTCACGTATTACCGCACTTACAACGGTCACGCTCACTCTCCGCTCAAGCAAATCGATACGAGCAACGTCAAGGATCTGAAGCAGGCATGGAGCTACAAGTTTCCGGCTGACTTGCAGCAAGGCTTCGAAGCGACGCCCATCGTCAATGGGCGCTTCCTGTTCGTGACGACGCCCAAGGACAACGTCTATGCATTCGATGCCGCGACGGGCAAGCAGCTTTGGAAGTACGAGCCGCATCTCGAGGCGACTTCGTTCAAGACCGCCTGTTGCGACGTGGTGAATCGCGGCGTCGCGCTCTACGGAAAGAATGTGTACGTCGCGATGCTGAGCGGTGAAGTCGCCGCACTCGATGCGCAAACCGGCGCGCTCGTATGGAAAAAGGCCATGTTCGATCCGGGCACAGGCTACGCATTCTCGCTCGCGCCGCTCGCTCTCGATGGCGCGCTCGTCGTCGGCAGTTCGGGTGGCGAGTATGGCGCGCGCGGTTTCATCGCCGCGCTCGATCCCAACGATGGCAAGGTGCTATGGAAGCGCTTCACGGTGCCCGGCGCGAAAGAGCCGGGCGGCGACACGTGGCCCGACGGCATGCAGGAACATGGCGGCGCGCCCGCATGGCTCACCGGCACCTACGACGCGGTAAGCAAGACGCTCTACTGGGGCGTGGGCAACCCCGGGCCGTGGCTCGCCGACCTGCGTCCCGGCGATAACCTGTATTCGGATTCGCTGCTCGCGCTCGATCCGAAAACGGGCGATCTCAAATGGCACTATCAGTACACCACGCACGACACATGGGACTACGACGGCGTGAACACGCCGGTGCTCGCGAACGTCAAGTATCAGGGCAAGGACTATGACGCGATCATTCATGCAGACCGCAATGGCTTCTTCCATGCGATCGATCGCAGCAACGGCAAGCTGATCTACGCGCGGCCGTTCGTGAAGGCCACTTCGGTCACGGGCTACACCGCTGATGGCAAGCCGGTGCAGGATGCCGCGAGATATCCGAAGACAGGCACGACCATCGAGACGTGCCCGAGCTTCCTTGGCGGCAAGAACTGGTGGTCCGTGTCGTACGATCCCGAGACGCATCTTGCCATCGTGCCCGCGCTGCATGCGTGCATGTCCTTGTCCGGCAAGTCGGTGAACTACATGGAAGGCCTGCCCTATCTCGGAGAGGGATTCGAGATCAAGCCCGAGCCCGGCAGCAAGGGCTATGGCGAATTGCAGGCGATCGATGTCAATACCGGCAAGAAGGTGTGGAGCTACTGGACCGAACTGCCATGGAACGGCGGCGTGGCGACCACGGCGGGCGGCCTTGCGTTCAGCGGCTCGCTCGACGGCCACTTGCTCGCGTTCGATGAAAAGACGGGCAAGGTCCTGTGGAAGAGCCCCAAACTCGCGAGCGGCATCATCGCGCAGCCTTCGGTCTATGAGATCGACGGCAAGGAATACGTCGCCATTCTCGCGGGCTACGGCGGCGCCAATCCCATCTGGGGCGGTCCGATGGCCAAGGCCGCCGACAAGGTGCCGCGCGGCGGCACGCTCTATGTGTTCGCACTCAATCGTACTTAA
- a CDS encoding c-type cytochrome, with amino-acid sequence MTHSLHTLRATGMLAALIALAPSLSHAAVRICTFPGSPSASLDRAVAQAVFARAKLPFEFVRGIGEGDDDGVSLRELDRMLTRDCDVIAGFPRSTVADASGGKMRFSSGYLRAGYVSVEAPGTVLQGAAKRTVAATYASPAQLIAVQRRDVTLDLENSCASTVDAVATGRAREAIVWYPAVVAYRLAHPQRSFNIAPADSPYAEWHLSFAFGAKAAASRVLIDDTLSAMRKDGELQALTKQWTLPAQKISTGYLDKPSQASPSFSGIMLADANASRMGGNIKVSNEVGAEPPSFEQAQTAHGKTLYGSSCAKCHGAQLQGVTAPALQGPSFAPAANSHLTVGGIFTYMATNMPADRPGKMKDQDYADIMAFLLMSNGYKPGPNKMTADIARASKLPLNAGPGH; translated from the coding sequence ATGACTCATTCACTCCATACCCTTCGCGCGACGGGGATGCTCGCGGCACTCATCGCGCTCGCGCCTTCGTTGTCGCATGCCGCGGTACGAATCTGCACGTTTCCCGGTAGCCCGTCAGCATCGCTGGATCGCGCCGTCGCACAAGCGGTCTTCGCGCGCGCCAAACTTCCGTTCGAGTTCGTGCGCGGTATCGGCGAAGGCGATGACGACGGCGTTTCGCTCAGGGAACTCGACAGGATGCTCACGCGCGATTGCGACGTGATCGCGGGCTTTCCGCGCTCCACGGTCGCCGATGCTTCCGGCGGCAAAATGCGCTTCTCTAGCGGTTATTTGCGCGCGGGATATGTGAGCGTCGAGGCACCCGGCACCGTGTTACAGGGCGCAGCGAAGCGCACCGTCGCGGCCACCTATGCGAGTCCAGCGCAACTCATCGCTGTGCAACGGAGGGACGTGACGCTCGATCTGGAAAACAGTTGCGCTTCGACGGTCGACGCAGTGGCGACCGGACGCGCGCGAGAAGCCATCGTGTGGTATCCGGCCGTCGTCGCTTATCGCCTGGCGCACCCGCAACGCAGCTTCAACATCGCGCCTGCCGACTCGCCGTACGCCGAGTGGCACCTGTCCTTCGCATTCGGCGCCAAGGCCGCCGCATCGCGCGTGCTCATCGACGATACGCTCTCGGCCATGCGCAAGGACGGCGAGCTTCAGGCACTGACGAAGCAGTGGACCCTGCCCGCGCAAAAGATATCGACCGGTTACCTCGACAAGCCGTCGCAGGCATCGCCCTCGTTCTCGGGCATCATGCTCGCAGACGCGAACGCCTCGCGCATGGGCGGCAACATCAAGGTGTCGAACGAAGTCGGCGCAGAGCCGCCTTCCTTCGAACAGGCTCAGACCGCGCACGGCAAGACGCTGTATGGAAGCTCGTGCGCGAAGTGCCACGGCGCGCAACTTCAGGGCGTAACGGCGCCCGCATTGCAAGGGCCGTCGTTCGCGCCGGCGGCGAATTCACATCTGACGGTCGGCGGCATCTTCACTTATATGGCGACCAACATGCCCGCCGATCGTCCGGGCAAGATGAAGGATCAGGACTATGCGGACATCATGGCGTTCCTGCTGATGTCGAACGGATACAAGCCAGGCCCGAACAAGATGACCGCCGACATTGCGCGTGCTTCGAAGCTGCCCCTTAATGCGGGGCCCGGCCATTAA
- the adh gene encoding aldehyde dehydrogenase translates to MNHAEMQFLSTDYPYKKQYGNFIGGKWVPPVGGEYFDDISPITGEPFTSIPRSREADIEAALDAAHAAKTSWGKTSTTDRANLLMKMADRMEANLARLAVAESIDNGKPLRETMAADIPLAIDHFRYFASAARAQEGSISQIDEDTVAYHFHEPLGVVGQIIPWNFPILMAVWKLAPALAAGNCVVLKPAEQTPASLLVLLEVIEDLLPPGVVNVVNGFGLEAGKPLASSKRIAKIAFTGETSTGRLIMQYASQNLIPVTLELGGKSPNIFFADVLNADDSYFDKAIEGFAMFALNQGEVCTCPSRALIEESIYDRFMERALKRVAAIAQGHPLDTKTMIGAQASQEQLEKILSYIDLGKQEGADCLIGGERNALEGELAKGFYVKPTVFRGNNKMRIFQEEIFGPVLSVTTFKTEEEALDIANDTLYGLGAGVWTRDGTRAYRFGRAIQAGRVWTNCYHAYPAHAAFGGYKQSGIGRENHKMMLDHYQQTKNLLVSYSETPLGFF, encoded by the coding sequence ATGAACCATGCGGAGATGCAGTTCCTGAGCACCGACTATCCGTACAAGAAGCAGTATGGAAATTTCATCGGCGGCAAGTGGGTGCCGCCCGTCGGCGGCGAATACTTCGACGACATCTCGCCCATTACCGGCGAGCCGTTCACCTCGATCCCGCGTTCGCGCGAAGCGGACATCGAAGCCGCTCTCGATGCGGCTCATGCCGCGAAGACATCGTGGGGCAAGACGTCCACAACGGATCGTGCCAATCTGCTGATGAAGATGGCCGACCGCATGGAAGCGAACCTCGCGCGGCTCGCGGTAGCCGAATCGATCGACAACGGCAAGCCGTTGCGCGAGACGATGGCGGCCGATATCCCGCTCGCTATCGATCACTTCCGCTACTTCGCGAGTGCCGCGCGCGCGCAGGAAGGCTCGATTTCACAGATCGACGAGGACACGGTCGCGTATCACTTCCATGAGCCGCTCGGCGTCGTCGGTCAGATCATCCCATGGAACTTCCCCATTCTGATGGCCGTATGGAAGCTCGCGCCCGCGCTTGCGGCGGGAAACTGCGTGGTGCTGAAGCCCGCAGAACAGACGCCCGCGTCGCTGCTGGTGCTGCTGGAAGTCATCGAAGACCTGTTGCCGCCGGGCGTCGTGAATGTCGTGAACGGCTTCGGGCTCGAAGCCGGCAAGCCGCTCGCATCGAGCAAGCGCATCGCGAAGATCGCGTTCACGGGCGAGACGTCGACAGGGCGTCTCATCATGCAATACGCCAGCCAGAACCTGATACCCGTGACACTGGAACTCGGCGGCAAGAGCCCGAACATTTTCTTCGCCGACGTGCTCAACGCGGACGACAGCTACTTCGACAAGGCGATCGAAGGCTTCGCCATGTTCGCGCTCAACCAGGGCGAAGTGTGTACGTGCCCGTCGCGCGCGCTGATCGAAGAGTCCATCTATGACCGCTTCATGGAACGCGCGTTGAAGCGTGTCGCGGCGATTGCGCAAGGGCATCCGCTGGACACGAAGACCATGATCGGCGCGCAAGCCTCGCAGGAGCAGCTGGAGAAGATCCTGTCGTACATCGACCTCGGCAAGCAAGAAGGCGCGGACTGTCTGATCGGCGGCGAACGCAACGCGCTCGAGGGCGAGCTGGCCAAAGGCTTCTATGTGAAGCCGACTGTTTTCCGCGGCAACAACAAGATGCGCATCTTTCAGGAAGAGATCTTCGGACCGGTGCTTTCGGTGACGACCTTCAAAACCGAAGAAGAGGCGCTCGACATAGCGAACGACACGCTCTATGGCCTCGGCGCAGGCGTCTGGACGCGCGATGGCACGCGGGCGTATCGCTTCGGGCGCGCCATCCAGGCGGGTCGCGTATGGACCAACT